One Elaeis guineensis isolate ETL-2024a chromosome 10, EG11, whole genome shotgun sequence genomic window carries:
- the LOC105052576 gene encoding uncharacterized protein: MELQNPSNGDPPSSELADPSHGEHHLDPPLYPPDDVDSSCSTPYVSAPSSPGRGGVTGGYFFSAPTSPMHFVLSSNAGGGGGFPPDSPDASVAGSFEFEFSARFPFSATSAAGSMTSADELFLNGQIRPMKLSSHLQRPQVLAPLLDLNEEEDDDDESERHLPEMAARGRDLKLRSRSIRRRARSHSPLRNAPLHWQVEVEEREDRAKDVEPVPDLKQLEAEAATPSVSVSSSRSSSTSSSSSSSSGRTSKKWIFLKDLLYRSKSEGRERGNTKEKFWHSISFSQSKSKSKPPPPTPPPCASTAASTPSSSSNSEAEKGKSKDPPPSSGGSSKRTAAKPVNGVGRRRVPAPSPHERHYTANRAQAEEMRRKTFLPYRQGLLGCLGFSSRSYGAINGFARSLHPVSSG, encoded by the coding sequence ATGGAGCTCCAAAACCCTAGTAATGGCGACCCTCCGAGCTCCGAGCTCGCAGACCCCAGCCATGGCGAACACCACCTCGACCCTCCCCTCTACCCTCCGGACGACGTCGACAGCTCCTGCTCCACCCCCTACGTTAGCGCCCCCTCCAGCCCCGGCCGGGGCGGCGTCACCGGCGGTTACTTCTTTAGCGCCCCTACTAGCCCCATGCACTTCGTCCTCTCCTCCAATGCCGGCGGCGGAGGCGGTTTCCCTCCCGACTCCCCCGACGCCTCCGTCGCCGGCTCCTTTGAGTTCGAATTCTCCGCCCGATTCCCCTTCTCCGCCACCTCTGCTGCTGGATCCATGACCTCCGCTGACGAGCTCTTTCTCAACGGCCAGATCCGCCCCATGAAGCTCTCCTCCCACCTCCAGCGGCCCCAAGTCCTCGCCCCCCTCCTCGATCTCAACGAAGAAGAAGACGACGACGATGAATCCGAGCGTCACCTGCCGGAAATGGCAGCGAGAGGGCGGGATCTGAAGCTCCGGAGCCGATCGATCCGCCGGAGGGCCAGATCCCATTCCCCGCTTCGGAACGCGCCGCTCCACTGGCAAGTGGAGGTCGAAGAACGAGAAGATAGAGCGAAAGATGTAGAGCCGGTTCCAGATCTGAAGCAGCTCGAGGCGGAGGCGGCCACTCCATCCGTCTCGGTCTCGTCCTCCCGGTCCTCGTCcacgtcctcctcctcctcctcctcctctggaaGGACCTCCAAGAAGTGGATCTTCCTCAAAGATCTCCTCTATAGAAGCAAGagcgaaggaagagagagaggaaacacCAAAGAGAAGTTCTGGCACTCGATCTCTTTCTCCCAATCCAAATCCAAGTCCAAACCTCCGCCGCCGACTCCTCCTCCCTGCGCCTCCACCGCCGCTTCCACCCCCTCTTCTTCCTCCAACTCGGAGGCGGAGAAGGGGAAATCCAAGGATCCACCACCCTCGTCCGGCGGGTCTTCAAAGAGAACGGCGGCGAAGCCGGTGAACGGGGTGGGGCGGCGAAGGGTGCCGGCGCCATCACCGCACGAGCGGCACTACACGGCGAACCGGGCGCAGGCGGAGGAGATGCGGCGGAAGACGTTCTTGCCGTACCGCCAGGGCCTCCTCGGCTGCCTGGGCTTCAGTTCCCGCAGCTATGGCGCCATTAACGGCTTCGCCCGTTCCCTTCACCCCGTCTCTTCCGGGTAA